One region of Thunnus albacares chromosome 20, fThuAlb1.1, whole genome shotgun sequence genomic DNA includes:
- the LOC122971989 gene encoding stonustoxin subunit beta-like has translation MSSDTMTVAALGRPFTIGMLYDARQDTLIPGFTLWDTTTLQESTTETSHHSSEFHIMTSDSIESKSSLLSVDASLKASFLGGLIEVGGSAKYLNDQKKFKNQSRVTLQYKATTNFKRLSLTPHDTKNTQQTDVIAKSSATHVVTGILYGANAFFVFDSEKLDASSIQNIQGSMKAVITKIPLLDIGGKVDIKLTDEEKDLTNKFSCKFYGDFILESNPATFEEAVKTYVELPKLLGENGEHAAPLKVWLMPLKKLDSKDAELVSGISVGLVRKAEDALEGIREIEMRCNDSLADKVSEDFPEIHETLSRFQKLCNDYTSVLRQDMKKTFPSIREGKEDESSLEKLFDDRDKSPFSQDKLSKWMDHKEREITVIRSCVDMMEGTNTKIVKNPSELDREVFDPEVKNALCFVFTSVESVDPCLDAMTKYLDSSKLKCTNAEHWYFAEEVLTKMREKAKAFHDLAKPLKDSSSVRFLVTATANEKYKGATIHHYKEGKLVTDDFSKPDVPLDVTTITDKSALMWYACDLSLDPNTVNYNLILSDNNKKVTLGAKQGYPDHPERFESIRQVLCREGLIGRHYWEVEWSCGYNDDHAVGVIYKQIDRKGHDSRCYVGRNDDSWCFGVNSIKPELFAEHIDEWWSHPVPCSGCKRVGVYLDWPAGTLSFYNVSSSTLSHLHTFNARFKEPVYPGCYIMSESGSVFFCPVE, from the exons ATGTCTTCAGATACCATGACAGTAGCTGCACTGGGTCGACCCTTCACCATAGGGATGCTCTATGATGCTCGGCAGGATACACTAATCCCAG GTTTCACCTTGTGGGATACGACAACTCTACAAGAGAGCACAACTGAAACCTCTCACCATAGTAGTGAGTTTCACATTATGACATCTGACTCCATAGAATCCAAGTCTTCTCTGCTGTCTGTTGATGCTTCCCTGAAGGCCAGTTTCCTGGGTGGATTGATTGAAGTTGGAGGATCTGCCAAATACCTGAACGATCAGAAGAAATTCAAGaatcagagcagagtgacaCTTCAGTACAAAGCTACCACCAACTTCAAACGGTTGTCATTGACTCCTCATGATACCAAGAACACGCAACAAACAGATGTTATTGCGAAGAGCTCGGCAACACATGTAGTCACTGGCATCCTTTATGGAGCTAATGCTTtctttgtatttgacagtgagAAGTTAGATGCTAGCAGCATTCAGAACATCCAGGGCAGCATGAAAGCTGTGATAACGAAGATTCCATTATTGGATATTGGGGGGAAAGTTGACATCAAGCTTACTGATGAAGAAAAAGACCTGACAAACAAATTCTCCTGCAAATTCTACGGGGACTTCATTCTTGAAAGCAATCCTGCAACATTTGAAGAGGCAGTGAAGACCTATGTAGAGCTTCCAAAGCTACTGGGAGAAAATGGAGAACATGCTGCTCCACTGAAGGTCTGGCTGATGCCGTTGAAGAAGTTGGATTCCAAAGATGCTGAGCTGGTGAGTGGGATCAGTGTTGGACTAGTGAGGAAAGCTGAAGATGCTCTAGAAGGTATTAGGGAGATAGAAATGAGATGCAATGATTCCTTGGCAGACAAAGTGTCAGAGGATTTTCCAGAGATTCATGAAACTCTGAGCAGATTCCAAAAACTGTGTAATGATTACACATCTGTGCTCCGACAGGACATGAAGAAGACATTTCCCTCCATCCGTGAAGGCAAAGAAGATGAGAGCTCATTAGAAAAACTCTTCGATGACAGAGACAAGTCACCATTCAGTCAGGACAAACTAAGCAAGTGGATGGATCACAAGGAGAGAGAAATCACTGTCATTAGGTCCTGTGTTGACATGATGGAgggaacaaacacaaagatcGTCAAAAATCCGTCAGAGTTGGATAGAGAGGTTTTTGATCCAGAAGTAAAGAATGCACTGTGCTTTGTTTTCACCTCTGTGGAAAGTGTTGATCCCTGCCTTGATGCGATGACCAAGTACTTGGATTCATCTAAATTAAAATGTACCAATGCAGAACACTGGTATTTCGCAGAGGAAGTGTTGaccaaaatgagagaaaaagccAAAGCTTTCCATGACCTTGCCAAACCTCTCAAGGACAGCAGCAGTGTCCGTTTCCTTGTAACAGCCACAGCAAATGAGAAATACAAAGGAGCAACCATCCATCATTACAAGGAGGGCAAACTGGTCACTGATGATTTTTCAAAGCCTGATGTCCCTCTTGATGTGACGACTATCACAGACAAAAGTGCTTTAATGTGGt ATGCCTGTGATCTCTCCCTGGAcccaaacacagtaaactacAACCTTATTCTTTCTGATAACAACAAGAAGGTGACACTTGGAGCAAAGCAGGGATATCCTGATCACCCAGAGAGGTTTGAGAGTATCCGTCAGGTGTTGTGCAGAGAGGGCCTGATTGGGCGCCATTACTGGGAGGTAGAGTGGAGCTGTGGTTATAATGACGACCATGCTGTAGGTGTCATATACAAACAAATTGACAGGAAAGGACACGATTCCCGGTGTTACGTAGGACGTAATGATGACTCATGGTGTTTTGGTGTAAATTCTATCAAACCAGAGCTCTTTGCGGAACACATTGATGAGTGGTGGTCTCACCCTGTTCCCTGTAGTGGCTGCAAACGAGTTGGAGTGTATCTGGACTggcctgctggcactctgtccttctacaatGTCTCCTCTAGCACACTGAgtcacctccacaccttcaacgCTCGGTTCAAAGAGCCTGTTTATCCAGGCTGCTACATTATGAGCGAATCCGGCTCTGTGTTCTTTTGCCCAGTTGAGTAA